The nucleotide sequence CGCCCGAAGCGCCTGTGTTGACGCGGATATGCGTGTCCACGACGGCGGTCTTGTGCGAATAGGCGCTGCGCCATGTCGTCGAGAAGCGCCCGTTCTGTTCGATCCACTCCTGCCCCTCGAAATAGTCCTTGACCATGCGTTCGGTGACGACGTCAAAATAAAAGAGGCCCTGGGGCGCGAGCGCGCCGTAAATCTGCCCGAACGCGCGTTCGACGTCCTCGTATTCCAGCAGGAAATTGAGGCTGTCGAACAGGCATGTCACGTAATCGGCCCCGCCATGCAAGGGCAGCGCGCGAAGGTCCGCCGTAGCCGCGGGCAACGCGCGCGGGCCTTTGCGACCAGCGCGAATCATGGCGAACGACAGGTCCACGCCGAAACTGCGCCATCCGTCCGCGCGCAGTCGTTTGATCAGTACGCCCGTGCCGCAGGCCGCGTCAACATGCGTGAATCCGGGCGGCAGCAGCGTGGACAGCGCTTCGGTCACCCGAAACCAGCGCCCGTAATTGACGTGCTCCATGATGGTGTCGTAATAGGGCGCGATGTCGGCGAACGGATCGTATGCGGCCATCATGCCCATTCCTTTTCCAGCCATGCGTGGAAAGCCTCGGTTGTCGGATCGATATGGGGCTTTTTGCGAACATAATCGAGTTTTCGCCTCGACACGAAAAGCAACGTGTCCCGAAAACCGTTTTTTTCGAGCAGCGCGCGCGCCTCGGCGGACTCGGGATGATCCCGTGTCTTTTCGGCAAAATCGGCCACGTACAGCGCGAGACCGAGAAGACCCCATTCCGGACGGCCTGTCGTATGCCAGCGAATGGCATCGCGGACGGATTCGTCTTCGATGCCGAACAGGCGGTGGATTTCTTCCGCGGCGACGGGTCCGTGCAGGAGCCCCGGCTTGCGCCGTTGTGTGTCGCGAACGGGGATGCCGTAGTCCGTGGCCTTCGCCAGCATGGTTTCGTCGTCGAACCCCTTGCACAGATCGTGCAGCAACCCCGCTGTCATGGCGGCTTCGTGCCCGATTTCGACGCGGGATGCCAGCAGGGCCATGAATTCAGCCGTGCCGATACAATGGCGCAAGGTGCGGTCCGACACGCGGCCGCGCAACAGCCCAAGGTATTCGTCCTTCCGCGGCAGGTTGCTAATCGCCACGGTACATCCCCTTCTCGGCGATCAACCGGGCGACAACGGGCGGGGTCCATCCGTCCAGCGGGGCGCCGTCACGGATCCGTTTGCGCAATTCAGTGGACGATACGCCGGTTTCCTGGAACGGAAGCAGTTCGTAGCGCCCTTCGAGCATGGGCGGCGGATTCAAAACGGGACCGGGCCGCCGGGCCGCCAGCACGCGCGCCAGACGTAGAATACCGGCCGCGTCATGCCATTTGGGCAAGTCGAGCAGGGCGTCGTATCCGACAATAAGGAAAAGATCCGCGCCGGGATAGGCTTTCGCGACCGCGCGCAGGGTATCCACGGTGTATGAGGGACCTTTGCGATCCATTTCCAAGCGCGACGCCTCGGCGCCGGGAATGTCCGCAACCGCCGCGCGGACAAGCGCATAGCGATCCTCGGCGTCCGCATGCGTTTCGCCGCCCTTGTGGGGGGGCCGCGCCGACACGACGAAGAGAACCTTGTCCAGCCGGGCGGCGCGGAGGGCCGTCCGGGCCAGTTCGCAATGGGCGTTGTGGATGGGATCGAACGTGCCGCCGAACACGCCGATACGTAAGGCGTCATTCACGGATTTGCCCAGATCCCCGAATCACGTATTTCACCGTGGTCAGTTCCTCAAGCGCCATGGGACCCCGGCAATGCAGTTTGTTCGTGCTGATGCCGATTTCGGCGCCCATGCCGAATTCGTAGCCGTCCGTGAACCGCGTGGATGCGTTTACATACACCGTTGCGCTATCCACGGCGTCGAGGAAGCGTTCCGCCGCCGCGTAGCTATCCGTAACGATCGCGTCGGAATGATGCGAACCGTATGTGTTGATATGGGCGATGGCGTCCTCCAGCGAGTCCACGACGCGAATGGACAGAATCTTGTCGAGATATTCCGTAATCCAGTCATCATCCGTTGCGGGCGCGCATCCGATGAGGGCCTGCGTCCGCGCGCATCCGCGCAGTTCGCAACCGCCCGCGCGCAACGCCTCGGCCATCTCCGGCAAAAACCGCGGGGCGGCGTCCACATGAACCAGCAGCGTCTCCATCGCGTTGCACACGCCGGGCCGCTGGAGTTTCGCGTTGAGGCAGATCGCCTTGGCCATGGCGAGGTCCGCGTCGCGATGCACGTAGGTGTGGCAAATGCCGTCGAGGTGCGCCACGACCGGGATCCGCGATTCGTCCCGTATGCGGGCAATCAGGCCTTTGCCCCCGCGGGGAACGATCATGTCTATATATCGGTCCATCTTGAGCATCTCGCCGACGGCCGCGCGATCCGTGGTCGTTACGATTTGCACCGCGTGTTCCGGGACGCCCGCCGCCACCGCGCCCTCGACGAAGACTTGCGCGATCGCCATGTTCGAGTGAATGGATTCCGAACCGCCGCGGAGAATGCACGCGTTGCCCGATTTCAGGCACAGCGCCGCCGCGTCGGCCGTCACGTTCGGGCGGCTTTCGTAGATGATGCCGACGACGCCGATCGGCTGTCGAATCCGCGCGATGCGCAAGCCGTTCGGACGCACCGTCTGATGCAGAATCTCGCCCACCGGATCCGGCAGCGCCGCGACGGCCCTCAGGCCGTCCGCCATCGCCGCGATCCGCGTGTCGTTCAATTCAAGCCGATCCAGCATGGCCGCCGACAGGCCCTTGGCCCGGCCCGCTTCGAGGTCCTTCGCGTTTTCGGCTTTCAACCGATTCGACGACGCGGCC is from Candidatus Hydrogenedentota bacterium and encodes:
- a CDS encoding class I SAM-dependent methyltransferase, with the translated sequence MAGKGMGMMAAYDPFADIAPYYDTIMEHVNYGRWFRVTEALSTLLPPGFTHVDAACGTGVLIKRLRADGWRSFGVDLSFAMIRAGRKGPRALPAATADLRALPLHGGADYVTCLFDSLNFLLEYEDVERAFGQIYGALAPQGLFYFDVVTERMVKDYFEGQEWIEQNGRFSTTWRSAYSHKTAVVDTHIRVNTGASGEVRERIYDQADVEQALRAAGFHILGVFDAHTWRAPGRKSIRLDFVAVREPGRSFRKLFNRLLPEIRNRLAG
- the yqeK gene encoding bis(5'-nucleosyl)-tetraphosphatase (symmetrical) YqeK; this translates as MAISNLPRKDEYLGLLRGRVSDRTLRHCIGTAEFMALLASRVEIGHEAAMTAGLLHDLCKGFDDETMLAKATDYGIPVRDTQRRKPGLLHGPVAAEEIHRLFGIEDESVRDAIRWHTTGRPEWGLLGLALYVADFAEKTRDHPESAEARALLEKNGFRDTLLFVSRRKLDYVRKKPHIDPTTEAFHAWLEKEWA
- the nadD gene encoding nicotinate-nucleotide adenylyltransferase; amino-acid sequence: MNDALRIGVFGGTFDPIHNAHCELARTALRAARLDKVLFVVSARPPHKGGETHADAEDRYALVRAAVADIPGAEASRLEMDRKGPSYTVDTLRAVAKAYPGADLFLIVGYDALLDLPKWHDAAGILRLARVLAARRPGPVLNPPPMLEGRYELLPFQETGVSSTELRKRIRDGAPLDGWTPPVVARLIAEKGMYRGD
- a CDS encoding glutamate-5-semialdehyde dehydrogenase; this translates as MKRMDMERIGQQARAAADVLRPMTSAVKDAALIGIAERMAASSNRLKAENAKDLEAGRAKGLSAAMLDRLELNDTRIAAMADGLRAVAALPDPVGEILHQTVRPNGLRIARIRQPIGVVGIIYESRPNVTADAAALCLKSGNACILRGGSESIHSNMAIAQVFVEGAVAAGVPEHAVQIVTTTDRAAVGEMLKMDRYIDMIVPRGGKGLIARIRDESRIPVVAHLDGICHTYVHRDADLAMAKAICLNAKLQRPGVCNAMETLLVHVDAAPRFLPEMAEALRAGGCELRGCARTQALIGCAPATDDDWITEYLDKILSIRVVDSLEDAIAHINTYGSHHSDAIVTDSYAAAERFLDAVDSATVYVNASTRFTDGYEFGMGAEIGISTNKLHCRGPMALEELTTVKYVIRGSGQIRE